Proteins found in one Polyangiaceae bacterium genomic segment:
- the proV gene encoding glycine betaine/L-proline ABC transporter ATP-binding protein ProV, with product MIDQAPAVEVRHLYKVFGDHPKRALEMLERGVSKAAIFERTGMTIGVEDASFSVSPGEIFVVMGLSGSGKSTLLRMLNRLIQPSSGQVLIEGQDITGLSERDLIDVRRKKMSMVFQSFALLPHLKVWENVAFGLEIAGVEKQKRRERALDVLEQVGLKAQAESYPPQLSGGMQQRVGLARALCTEPAVLLMDEAFSALDPLIRSEMQDELVRLQRQHSRTIVFISHDLDEAMRIGDRILILEAGRIVQLGTPHEILDNPANDFVRSFFRNVDVAKFYRAGDVATRHDELVIDAAESDVAALLEQLVQAERDVAYLRAPSGAFTGLVTEQRLRAALAAGHDLDSALLDVTKLDATEPLGDVVAQVADSRYALPVLDETGRLTGVLSKRELLKALARAS from the coding sequence ATGATCGATCAAGCGCCCGCCGTAGAGGTCAGGCACTTGTACAAAGTGTTTGGCGATCATCCGAAGCGCGCCCTCGAAATGCTCGAACGAGGCGTGAGCAAAGCTGCAATCTTCGAGCGCACCGGGATGACGATTGGTGTCGAAGACGCGAGCTTCAGCGTTTCCCCGGGAGAAATCTTCGTGGTCATGGGCCTCTCGGGCTCAGGCAAGTCCACGCTGCTACGCATGCTCAATCGGCTGATCCAGCCGAGCTCCGGGCAAGTGCTGATTGAGGGTCAGGACATCACGGGGCTCAGCGAGCGCGATTTGATCGACGTGCGCCGCAAGAAAATGAGCATGGTCTTTCAGTCGTTCGCGCTCTTGCCGCACCTCAAGGTGTGGGAAAACGTCGCCTTCGGCCTCGAGATCGCCGGCGTCGAAAAGCAGAAGCGTCGGGAGCGGGCACTCGATGTACTCGAACAAGTCGGGCTGAAAGCGCAGGCCGAGAGCTACCCGCCTCAACTCTCCGGCGGCATGCAGCAACGCGTCGGCCTCGCCCGCGCGTTGTGCACCGAACCGGCGGTGCTCCTGATGGACGAAGCGTTCAGCGCGCTCGATCCGCTGATTCGCAGTGAGATGCAGGACGAACTGGTGCGGCTTCAGCGCCAGCACTCGCGCACCATCGTGTTCATCTCTCACGACCTCGACGAAGCGATGCGCATCGGTGACCGCATCCTCATCTTGGAGGCTGGGCGCATCGTGCAGCTCGGTACTCCCCATGAGATCCTGGACAACCCGGCAAATGACTTCGTACGCTCGTTCTTCCGCAATGTGGACGTCGCGAAATTCTATCGCGCGGGCGACGTCGCCACCCGCCACGACGAGCTGGTGATCGACGCTGCCGAGAGCGACGTTGCTGCTCTGCTCGAGCAGCTAGTTCAGGCGGAGCGGGACGTCGCGTACTTACGTGCCCCGAGCGGCGCCTTCACCGGGCTCGTCACCGAGCAGCGTCTGCGCGCAGCGCTCGCTGCGGGTCATGATCTCGACTCCGCGCTGCTCGACGTCACCAAGCTGGACGCAACCGAGCCCCTGGGCGACGTCGTGGCTCAGGTGGCGGACAGCCGCTACGCACTCCCCGTCTTGGACGAAACAGGGCGCCTCACCGGCGTGCTCTCCAAGCGCGAACTCTTGAAAGCGCTCGCGCGGGCGAGCTGA
- a CDS encoding DUF4150 domain-containing protein, giving the protein MFPMSSVENGMCFAMPDTCKVPAPPAPPIPTPFPNMGQVNSASKTSKKVLIRNKAAVVEGSEIPKSMGDEAGVGGGVVSGGFGQKITFKKGSAKVIVEGKGAAYLTCTTGHNGANPNAPNGMQVAPSQTVVLVAP; this is encoded by the coding sequence ATGTTCCCCATGTCCAGCGTCGAGAACGGCATGTGCTTCGCCATGCCAGACACCTGCAAAGTGCCCGCACCACCGGCACCACCCATCCCGACCCCGTTCCCGAACATGGGCCAGGTGAACAGCGCCAGCAAGACCTCCAAGAAGGTGCTGATCCGCAACAAGGCTGCGGTGGTGGAAGGCTCCGAAATCCCCAAGTCGATGGGCGATGAAGCGGGCGTGGGCGGGGGCGTGGTCTCGGGAGGCTTCGGTCAGAAGATCACCTTCAAGAAGGGCAGCGCCAAAGTCATCGTCGAGGGCAAGGGCGCCGCCTACCTCACCTGCACGACCGGACACAACGGCGCGAACCCGAACGCACCGAACGGCATGCAGGTTGCCCCAAGCCAGACCGTGGTGCTCGTCGCCCCCTGA
- a CDS encoding pentapeptide repeat-containing protein: protein MPTIQDRDDLLAKATADEALGAVAYALDLRNLDLSGIDLTRCHFVACDLRGANLRGALLNDATLHVCNLSETNLQGASLAGANLMDSRLLSANLNEAVLDDASLAHVDVQGSTLFNTQLGGTDLSGANLAGLDLETAKVSTRLLSGADLRGTRFALAQFAGADLRGAVVGRSSRFVQCLFDDADLSGLDLRGAEFRHSSFNGANLSRAQLDEADLSDASFREAMLEDASLVRCKAERTNFEGAVLTRSSFIQSVLHRANFSKSRAANSRFDNTQLHHGRFNGADLTNAMLCHAALNHADFSHSILEYSNLGFADLGNADFHRARMGQASLRGARMEGVRATDPKRAKAEDFQR, encoded by the coding sequence ATGCCCACGATTCAAGACCGAGACGACCTTCTGGCGAAAGCCACTGCGGACGAGGCGCTGGGCGCAGTCGCTTATGCACTCGACCTGCGCAACCTGGATCTCAGCGGGATTGACCTGACGCGCTGCCACTTCGTGGCGTGTGACTTGCGCGGAGCCAACTTGCGCGGCGCGCTCTTGAATGACGCCACCCTGCACGTTTGCAACCTCTCGGAAACAAACCTGCAAGGGGCGTCCCTAGCCGGAGCGAACCTCATGGACAGCAGACTCCTGTCGGCGAACCTCAACGAGGCGGTGCTCGACGACGCCAGCCTGGCCCATGTCGACGTGCAGGGCAGCACGTTGTTCAACACCCAGCTCGGCGGAACGGATCTCAGCGGCGCAAATCTGGCTGGCCTCGACCTGGAGACGGCGAAGGTTTCCACCCGACTACTGAGCGGCGCGGACCTCCGTGGCACGCGCTTCGCCTTGGCCCAGTTCGCTGGAGCCGATCTGCGCGGGGCGGTGGTTGGCCGCTCCTCGCGCTTCGTTCAGTGTCTGTTCGATGACGCGGATCTGTCCGGCCTCGACCTGCGCGGCGCTGAGTTTCGCCACTCGAGCTTCAATGGTGCAAACCTCAGCCGCGCTCAACTCGACGAAGCGGACCTGAGCGACGCGTCATTCCGCGAGGCAATGCTTGAAGACGCGAGCTTGGTGCGCTGCAAAGCGGAGCGCACCAACTTCGAAGGCGCCGTCCTCACCCGCAGCAGCTTCATCCAGAGCGTGCTGCACCGAGCCAACTTCTCAAAGAGCCGCGCGGCCAACTCACGCTTCGACAACACCCAGCTGCACCACGGGCGCTTCAACGGCGCGGATCTGACGAACGCCATGTTGTGTCACGCCGCCTTGAACCACGCAGATTTCTCCCATTCGATCCTGGAGTACTCGAACCTCGGCTTCGCCGACCTGGGCAACGCGGACTTCCACCGGGCGCGAATGGGTCAAGCCAGCCTGCGCGGAGCGCGCATGGAAGGCGTACGAGCCACGGACCCCAAGCGCGCCAAGGCGGAGGACTTTCAACGATGA
- a CDS encoding FecR domain-containing protein has protein sequence MKVVAKKRVADYVEPRLSEPSIERMWTTIEAGQRTQRSPSAWWLLPAAAALAFVALGVLRPWSQDRPAAIATPEPPASSRAETWLATGTQSRVYPLGNGSQLELAPATQVRLDRGEREIRLRLERGRVDCSVSAGSAVLIHAGPAEMHTQAGATAFHVELEMRLEQGPMLRVGVDGGHLEVKNESTGERLALLGEGQTWTNVKLSDDEPAPAPKPTPQPPVVKQAPPAPPSAQPASDPAALLRDAQQHRKDGDPAAAAADYDRLRREHPADARAGLAAFEAGRIRLEQLGDARGALAAFDAALTSGKGGFFVEDAEAGRIRALARLKEEPRCSEARAAFLKAHPKSPHAAEVRRLCKAP, from the coding sequence ATGAAGGTCGTCGCCAAGAAGCGCGTCGCGGACTACGTCGAGCCGCGTCTGTCCGAGCCCAGCATCGAGCGTATGTGGACCACGATCGAAGCGGGACAGCGTACCCAGCGCTCCCCGTCTGCTTGGTGGTTGCTCCCCGCGGCGGCGGCGCTCGCTTTCGTGGCGCTGGGTGTTCTGCGACCCTGGTCTCAGGATAGGCCAGCGGCCATCGCCACCCCGGAGCCTCCCGCGAGCAGCCGCGCGGAGACCTGGCTAGCGACCGGAACTCAGAGTAGGGTATATCCTCTAGGAAACGGGAGCCAGCTGGAGCTCGCCCCGGCGACTCAAGTGCGGCTCGATCGGGGGGAGAGGGAGATCCGCCTTCGCCTCGAGCGCGGACGCGTCGACTGCAGCGTCTCGGCTGGTAGCGCCGTGCTGATTCACGCTGGGCCCGCCGAGATGCACACCCAGGCCGGCGCGACTGCCTTTCACGTAGAGCTCGAAATGCGCCTCGAGCAAGGCCCGATGTTGCGCGTCGGAGTCGACGGGGGACACCTCGAGGTGAAGAACGAGTCCACGGGTGAGCGCCTGGCGCTGCTCGGCGAGGGACAGACTTGGACCAACGTGAAGCTCTCCGATGACGAGCCGGCGCCAGCTCCCAAGCCAACACCGCAACCCCCGGTGGTCAAGCAAGCACCCCCAGCGCCGCCCAGCGCTCAGCCTGCAAGCGATCCGGCGGCGCTGCTTCGCGACGCCCAGCAGCACCGCAAAGACGGCGACCCGGCAGCCGCTGCCGCCGACTATGATCGCCTGCGACGGGAGCATCCAGCCGACGCCCGCGCTGGTTTGGCGGCGTTCGAAGCCGGGCGCATCCGTCTGGAGCAGCTCGGCGACGCGCGGGGCGCGCTCGCTGCATTCGATGCGGCATTGACGTCAGGCAAAGGCGGGTTCTTCGTGGAGGACGCAGAAGCCGGTCGCATTCGCGCACTCGCAAGATTGAAGGAAGAGCCCCGTTGTTCAGAAGCTCGCGCCGCGTTCCTCAAAGCGCACCCGAAGAGTCCGCACGCCGCCGAGGTGCGGCGGCTCTGCAAGGCTCCATGA
- a CDS encoding pentapeptide repeat-containing protein: MLDLDRRPPERVPTVLAPGLTGTTFSTKLPAELISTKLPVEDRPAPARSAADRAGLVDCLVAVIKLSLTFDPTSRRAAIPKAEADHLNGESFQGDDPEGIALYGGDLSPYKRLVDVTLGLPSQLRPEKQRALVVGAMRREVRGAGVLPFAALHPFQAPRNEQMGTYDEAWLRDRWPYFPKDFNFDYYNAAPIQQRLERLNGDEEVGLEGFFDDSVRTRLPGITTRAFAQCSVAFGYRFVELALRLDTLHIDLATNSIQLVWRGQFPISNALAPELSQLYACADRLDTPMSIQFVRERFARQIEREQPPATERASAIAGIPRQFGVLSAEQDAERQSKRGALHSQLPPAGGPGRARPRATPAMSRENVERLIASGEELAGRDFTGCDLKRLDLSGRQLRGSIFTAADLAGASLGGAILSAAVLSHAKLVAADLGCSTLDECDLSSADLTQANLQGATLERADFNGANLTGAKLAGAKLRGATLTSALLESADLSEADLTQANLTQAEAPRANFRKATLVDTVAYELFAPEAVFEGADMTRFRASDAELPRAFLRGVNAPGSNLECANLSNATLDLAVFDDATLAHCKLEAAKLRSLRARTASFRYANLRRADLRRADLMESNFEHADLREADLRASSLYDTETLDAELAGVRLADADTSGSKLSHPLLGIKEQGR; the protein is encoded by the coding sequence ATGCTCGATCTAGATAGGCGCCCTCCAGAGCGAGTCCCTACGGTGCTTGCACCGGGGCTCACGGGCACGACCTTCTCGACGAAGCTGCCCGCGGAGCTCATCTCGACCAAGCTCCCGGTGGAAGACCGCCCAGCGCCCGCCCGCAGTGCAGCCGACCGGGCGGGCTTGGTGGACTGCCTGGTCGCCGTCATCAAGCTGAGCCTGACCTTCGATCCCACCTCCAGGCGCGCGGCGATCCCAAAGGCTGAAGCGGACCACCTGAACGGAGAGAGCTTTCAAGGAGACGATCCGGAGGGCATCGCCTTGTACGGCGGAGACCTATCACCCTACAAGCGCCTGGTCGATGTCACCCTCGGGCTGCCGTCTCAGCTGCGCCCCGAGAAGCAGCGCGCGCTGGTGGTCGGCGCAATGAGGCGCGAAGTCCGCGGTGCAGGAGTGTTGCCGTTCGCAGCGCTGCACCCGTTCCAGGCTCCTCGCAATGAGCAAATGGGGACCTACGACGAGGCTTGGCTTCGCGACCGCTGGCCTTATTTCCCTAAGGATTTCAATTTCGACTACTACAACGCGGCTCCGATCCAGCAGCGCCTGGAGCGGTTGAATGGGGATGAGGAAGTCGGGCTCGAAGGCTTCTTTGACGACTCCGTGAGAACGCGGCTTCCAGGGATCACGACGCGAGCGTTTGCTCAGTGCTCTGTTGCTTTCGGCTATCGCTTCGTCGAGCTCGCGCTGCGCCTGGATACGCTCCACATCGACCTCGCGACGAACTCCATCCAGCTCGTGTGGCGCGGGCAATTCCCGATCTCGAACGCCCTCGCCCCCGAGTTGAGCCAACTCTACGCGTGCGCGGATCGACTCGACACGCCGATGTCCATCCAGTTCGTGCGGGAGCGGTTCGCTCGGCAGATCGAACGCGAGCAGCCTCCAGCGACGGAGCGAGCTTCGGCAATCGCGGGCATCCCTCGACAATTTGGCGTTCTCTCCGCAGAGCAAGACGCGGAGCGGCAGTCCAAGCGGGGAGCACTGCACAGCCAGCTGCCTCCCGCTGGAGGTCCGGGGCGTGCCAGGCCGCGGGCAACGCCCGCCATGAGTCGCGAGAATGTGGAGCGACTGATCGCGAGTGGCGAAGAGCTTGCGGGTCGAGACTTCACCGGCTGCGATCTCAAGCGTCTCGACCTCTCCGGTCGGCAGCTGAGGGGCAGCATCTTCACCGCTGCGGATCTAGCTGGGGCTAGCTTGGGGGGCGCGATCCTGTCCGCCGCGGTGCTGAGCCACGCAAAGCTTGTCGCGGCAGACTTGGGCTGCAGCACCCTAGACGAGTGCGATCTCAGCTCGGCGGATCTCACCCAGGCCAACCTCCAGGGCGCCACTCTGGAACGGGCAGACTTCAACGGGGCAAACCTGACGGGGGCGAAGCTCGCGGGCGCAAAGCTACGAGGCGCGACGCTGACCAGTGCGCTCTTGGAGTCCGCTGACTTGTCCGAGGCGGATCTGACCCAGGCGAATCTAACGCAGGCCGAAGCGCCTCGCGCCAACTTCCGCAAGGCAACACTCGTGGATACTGTCGCCTACGAACTCTTCGCACCCGAAGCGGTTTTCGAAGGTGCTGATATGACGCGCTTCCGCGCATCCGACGCGGAGCTCCCTCGTGCATTCCTGCGCGGCGTCAACGCCCCGGGGTCGAACCTCGAGTGCGCGAACCTCAGCAACGCCACGCTGGACCTGGCGGTGTTCGATGACGCGACCCTGGCCCACTGCAAGCTCGAAGCCGCAAAGCTTCGCAGCTTGCGCGCACGGACCGCCAGCTTTCGCTATGCAAACCTGCGCCGTGCCGACCTGCGCCGTGCGGATCTGATGGAGAGCAACTTCGAGCACGCGGATCTGCGAGAGGCGGATCTTCGCGCCAGTAGCCTCTACGACACAGAAACCTTGGATGCCGAGCTCGCCGGCGTACGCCTCGCGGACGCCGACACGTCGGGTTCCAAGCTCAGCCACCCACTGTTGGGAATCAAGGAGCAAGGCAGATGA
- a CDS encoding proline/glycine betaine ABC transporter permease yields MTSDVPGRLPIGDAISRAVSFLLAHFQPLFDRIAWFVDGLTNALQVGLLWLPAWFVTAALVLIALWRVGLGLAAFTAVAFAFVVSLGLWQETMATLALVLSSTLLSLLIGLPLGIWAARRDWVDRALRPVLDLMQTMPAFVYLIPAAMFFGLGRVPGAIATIIFSMPPAVRLTNLGIRQVPKEMVEAGLAFGATRRQLLFKVQIPQAMPSIMAGINQNIMLALSMVVIASMIGAGGLGNSVLRGIQRLDVGLGFEGGIGVVLLAIVLDRITQSFGSGPREPLRARLAALFTSAPHPQKKEDAS; encoded by the coding sequence ATGACTTCCGATGTCCCGGGGCGGTTGCCCATCGGGGATGCCATTTCACGCGCGGTGAGCTTCCTGCTCGCCCACTTTCAGCCGCTGTTCGATCGCATCGCGTGGTTCGTCGACGGGCTCACCAACGCGCTGCAGGTAGGGCTCTTGTGGCTCCCTGCCTGGTTCGTCACGGCGGCGCTCGTGCTGATCGCGCTGTGGCGCGTAGGCCTCGGGCTCGCGGCGTTCACCGCGGTGGCGTTCGCGTTCGTGGTGAGCCTCGGCCTCTGGCAAGAGACGATGGCAACGCTTGCGCTGGTGTTGTCGTCTACACTGCTCAGCCTGCTGATCGGCTTGCCGCTAGGCATTTGGGCCGCGCGCAGGGACTGGGTCGACCGAGCACTGCGTCCGGTGCTCGACTTGATGCAGACCATGCCTGCGTTCGTCTACCTGATCCCTGCGGCAATGTTCTTCGGCTTGGGGCGCGTGCCAGGCGCCATCGCGACCATCATCTTTTCGATGCCTCCAGCGGTGCGCTTGACGAACCTTGGGATCCGACAGGTGCCAAAAGAGATGGTCGAAGCCGGACTGGCGTTTGGTGCAACCCGGCGTCAGCTGCTCTTCAAGGTGCAAATCCCACAAGCGATGCCGTCGATCATGGCCGGTATCAACCAGAACATCATGCTCGCGCTGTCGATGGTCGTGATCGCCTCGATGATTGGCGCCGGAGGGCTTGGCAACTCGGTGTTGCGGGGCATTCAACGCCTGGACGTCGGGCTCGGCTTCGAAGGCGGGATTGGTGTGGTGCTGCTCGCCATCGTGCTCGATCGCATCACCCAGAGCTTTGGCAGTGGACCGAGGGAACCGCTGCGCGCACGTCT
- a CDS encoding DUF3540 domain-containing protein translates to MSELVPPEGKRVSALIEGRAPRHIHFRSGARAVACDEQLELHASDGRLIACFDAGTGALVLHSAGDLTLLSAGRLKLKSAEAVELDAPRVSSNCREFSLQAAEAEVEVTSWRLRAQRIVEHSTDVYRRVERVYETRAQSIRTIARRSLSFLAERASLVSREETRVDGKRVLLG, encoded by the coding sequence ATGAGCGAGCTCGTGCCGCCGGAAGGCAAGCGTGTCAGTGCCCTGATCGAGGGGCGCGCGCCGCGCCACATCCACTTCAGGAGTGGCGCCCGCGCCGTCGCGTGTGACGAGCAGCTCGAGCTGCACGCCAGCGACGGTCGCTTGATCGCGTGCTTCGACGCCGGTACGGGCGCGCTGGTGCTCCACTCTGCTGGCGACCTGACCTTGCTCAGCGCCGGACGCCTCAAGCTGAAGAGCGCCGAGGCGGTGGAGCTCGATGCTCCACGAGTCTCGAGCAACTGTCGCGAGTTCAGTCTCCAAGCTGCGGAGGCAGAAGTAGAAGTCACGAGCTGGCGACTCCGTGCCCAGCGCATCGTGGAGCACAGCACCGACGTCTACCGGCGCGTGGAGCGCGTCTACGAAACTCGAGCTCAGAGCATCCGCACCATCGCTCGGCGCTCACTCAGCTTCCTCGCGGAGAGAGCATCGCTCGTTAGCCGGGAGGAAACTCGGGTGGACGGCAAGCGAGTTCTACTCGGCTAG
- a CDS encoding sigma-70 family RNA polymerase sigma factor, with the protein MAQNVLELPPRASDAELVSSALAGDAQAKEQLYKRHVRMAAATAYRLLGGDTDLEDVVQDSFVAAFATLGKLENADAFPGWLSRIVTRTSIDTIRRRRLLARLGILRLQPIHVETLVSPAAPPEVAAQLSAVYRVLQELPTAERVVLVLRRVEQLTIAEVAERTGWSPATVKRKLARAEKHLDGLRGAEEGTT; encoded by the coding sequence ATGGCCCAAAACGTCCTTGAACTGCCCCCCCGCGCGTCGGACGCGGAGCTGGTGTCCAGCGCCCTCGCGGGCGACGCACAGGCCAAGGAGCAGCTGTACAAGCGCCATGTGCGGATGGCCGCCGCCACGGCTTATCGCTTGCTGGGTGGCGACACCGATCTAGAGGACGTGGTCCAGGACAGCTTCGTCGCGGCGTTCGCCACCTTGGGCAAGCTCGAAAACGCCGATGCGTTTCCGGGTTGGTTGAGTCGCATCGTCACGCGCACCAGCATCGACACCATTCGGCGCCGTAGGCTGCTGGCGCGCCTGGGGATCTTGCGCTTGCAGCCAATCCACGTGGAAACGCTCGTTTCGCCCGCTGCGCCTCCGGAGGTCGCCGCGCAGCTCAGCGCCGTTTACCGCGTATTGCAAGAGCTGCCGACGGCGGAGCGTGTGGTGTTGGTGCTGCGCCGAGTGGAACAGCTGACCATCGCCGAAGTTGCTGAGCGCACCGGCTGGTCGCCAGCCACGGTGAAGCGCAAGCTCGCACGGGCCGAGAAGCACCTGGATGGGTTGAGGGGAGCCGAGGAGGGGACAACATGA